Proteins from one Nicotiana tabacum cultivar K326 chromosome 23, ASM71507v2, whole genome shotgun sequence genomic window:
- the LOC142177092 gene encoding uncharacterized protein LOC142177092, with translation MGLNDSYSQARSQILMMKPVPSVTQAYAMLVSDESQRTIAAISGILGPLHNVHAGHYESTIFYSAKPTGGQKFRKNYNIQCEFCKLKGHSKENCYKIIGYPSDYKYKKKGGAPTTASNAYNVLSKTNNIVKNSTPQMYVTTGCTPEVPHMHTSEGNTRGNGISTALFATDNIQEWIIDTGATDHMVSDLSLLTSFNKVNPPYSKKVFLPNGDVSYVKHVGTSAISDKSVIKNVLHIPQFKFNLMSVSKDLFSGRVNAIGREDKGLYILLSWSSLTVNKHATETSLAATQNQDMFAKRTPTNFDKQVKCVRTDNGFEFVNSVCHALFKNLGIIHQRTCVYTPQQNGVAERKHRHILEVCRALRFQGCIPLKYWGHCMLAAVYLINRMPSSQLGYKSPYELLHRKKPLLGHLRVLGCLCYAKVVNETDKL, from the exons ATGGGCTTGAATGATTCCTATTCACAAGCACGCAGCCAAATACTTATGATGAAACCAGTACCATCTGTAACTCAAGCGTATGCTATGTTAGTTAGTGATGAAAGTCAAAGAACTATAGCAGCAATATCTGGCATTCTAGGACCTCTACATAATGTACATGCTGGTCACTATGAATCTACAATATTTTATAGTGCTAAACCAACTGGCGGTCAGAAATTCAGGAAAAATTATAACATACAGTGTGAATTTTGCAAGCTTAAGGGACATAGCAAAGAGAATTGCTACAAGATCATTGGCTATCCATCAGACtacaaatacaagaagaaagGGGGAGCACCTACCACTGCCAGTAATGCTTACAATGTGCTTTCTAAGACTAACAATATTGTAAAGAATTCTACACCTCAAATGTATGTTACTACAGGCTGTACTCCAGAAGTACCTCACATGCACACTTCAGAGGGCAACACTAGAGGCAATG GTATAAGCACTGCACTCTTTGCTACTGATAATATCCAAGAGTGGATTATTGACACAGGTGCAACTGACCACATGGTATCTGATCTTAGCCTATTAACCTCATTTAACAAAGTTAATCCTCCTTACTCTAAGAAGGTATTCTTACCTAATGGTGATGTTTCTTATGTTAAGCATGTTGGTACCAGTGCTATCTCAGACAAAAGTGTGATAAAAAATGTGCTTCATATACCACAATTCAAGTTTAACTTGATGTCTGTATCAAAG GATCTCTTCAGTGGGAGGGTGAATGCGATTGGTAGAGAAGATAAAGGCCTCTACATATTACTCTCTTGGAGCTCATTAACTGTCAACAAGCATGCTACAGAAACATCACTAGCAGCCACACAAAATCAGGACATGTTCGCTAAGAGAACACCTACAAAT TTTGACAAACAAGTGAAGTGTGTTAGGACTGATAATGGATTTGAATTTGTCAATTCTGTCTGCCATGCCTTGTTCAAAAACCTTGGCATTATCCATCAAAGGACCTGTGTttatactcctcaacaaaatggagttgctgAGAGAAAACATAGACATATTTTAGAAGTGTGCAGAGCTCTAAGGTTTCAAGGTTGTATTCCTCTAAAGTATTGGGGGCATTGTATGTTGGCAGCTGTTTATCTCATTAACAGGATGCCATCTTCACAGCTAGGTTACAAGTCACCTTATGAGTTACTACACAGGAAGAAGCCATTGCTTGGCCACCTTAGAGTCCTAGGTTGTCTATGCTATGCCAAGGTTGTCAATGAGACTGATAAGCTTTAA
- the LOC142177093 gene encoding uncharacterized protein LOC142177093 — translation MGYSSTHKGYILLNLSTNSFFVNRDVTFREDIFPFQQFSSYKQHVFPDTSSSTLPHITEQWCAQDASTDSNQNSHVHDFSVPTPSSPNSTNSSASSSLVAISLGVEVPQVGPPALRRSSRDKHPPLWMQDFVSLHANQNTPYGLATYISYDHMSPHYKACIASFSLEVEPVSYTEAIKDPRWVATMKSEIAALEDNHTCDIVTLPPGKKSIGCKWAYKIKYKASGDIDRFKARLVAK, via the coding sequence ATGGGCTACTCTTCTACACATAAGGGTTACATTCTTCTTAACTTGTcaactaactctttttttgtcAACAGAGATGTAACATTCAGGGAGGATATCTTTCCATTTCAGCAGTTCTCCTCTTACAAACAGCATGTGTTTCCTGATACATCTTCCTCTACCTTACCACATATTACTGAGCAATGGTGTGCTCAAGATGCTTCAACAGACTCCAACCAGAACTCTCATGTGCATGACTTCTCAGTCCCAACACCTTCCTCTCCTAACAGCACTAACTCCAGTGCTAGTTCATCACTAGTTGCTATCTCACTAGGTGTTGAGGTACCTCAAGTTGGCCCTCCTGCTCTTAGAAGATCATCCAGAGACAAGCATCCACCATTATGGATGCAGGATTTTGTTTCTCTTCATGCAAATCAAAACACTCCTTATGGCTTGGCAACCTATATATCCTATGATCACATGTCTCCTCATTATAAAGCATGTATTGCCTCTTTCTCTCTTGAGGTTGAACCTGTTTCTTATACTGAAGCAATCAAAGATCCCAGATGGGTGGCTACTATGAAGTCTGAGATTGCTGCGTTAGAGGATAATCATACATGTGATATTGTGACCTTACCTCCTGGCAAGAAATCCATTGGATGCAAATGGGCATACAAAATAAAGTACAAGGCATCTGGTGACATTGACAGGTTTAAAGCTCGACTGGTTGCCAAATGA